One genomic region from Haloarcula taiwanensis encodes:
- a CDS encoding magnesium chelatase, which yields MAVSYTVAEGLTVGVEHLWPLVVLPVAVGLLAYLVRRGDAGPRSASNRSRRLLLASRVLIVCLLVLGAMGPYTVQTRETPGEPGVTLLADESASMGIYPNTTDELVRDIENEGVPVTRATIGSGSSSRLGDGVAANLRENGTVVVVSDGRVTEGRSLSRAAEDAGTLNATVHSVRPQSPRTERAVAIAGPSTVSRGVQSQYTVSMAGVSVLESVPVEVTIDGETVTEGELRPDGTLTVDHTFEEIGSHRVTATLSGDDEYARNDVFYKSVRVVEQPDVLYVSQGQYPLRNYLDSLYNVSTASSVPADLDDYAAVVVQDTPSSSMGNTTALQDFVINGGGLVVAGGDNAYENGGYETSPVASMLPVRVGNATGGESNIVILVDVSGSAESGLSVQKAVALDVLDQLGDENRVGVVAFNQNAYRVSEMQALGQNRAETVDKIRRLNSGGATDIAVGLQGADELLGDREGTIILLSDGQDRLGPPAAVANQLGREGTRVISVGVGKRVGVATMRQIAGESGGSYFAADETERLRLLFGGSSRRYQGENLTIVTEDTFITSGVELTANPGQANNVQVKPGADYQVATADGKPAIASWRFGLGRAVSITAYESDNTMGGLLDRPDSLVVTKSVNYAVGDPMRTQTGVIAVGDARVGSPTTLTYQGDSRPAAPNISFRQVGDGRYRGEFTPREAGYQTALDTEYAANYPVEYASFGPSESLDALVEATGGQTFSPNQGEQIASEARQKSTRVRTVRENWDWVALLGALLLFTGEVVARRVQVYRGRTSLESGLP from the coding sequence ATGGCGGTCTCGTACACCGTCGCGGAGGGGCTCACCGTCGGCGTCGAGCACCTCTGGCCGCTGGTCGTCCTGCCGGTCGCCGTCGGCCTCCTCGCGTACCTCGTCCGGCGTGGCGACGCCGGACCGCGGTCGGCTTCGAACCGGAGTCGCCGACTCCTGCTTGCCAGCCGCGTGCTTATCGTCTGCCTGCTCGTCCTCGGCGCGATGGGGCCGTACACCGTCCAGACCAGAGAGACGCCGGGCGAGCCGGGCGTGACACTGCTGGCGGACGAGTCCGCGAGCATGGGCATCTATCCGAACACGACCGACGAACTGGTACGGGACATCGAAAACGAGGGTGTTCCGGTGACGCGAGCGACGATCGGCAGCGGGTCGAGTTCGCGGCTCGGCGACGGCGTAGCGGCAAATCTCCGGGAGAACGGGACGGTCGTCGTCGTCTCCGACGGCCGCGTCACAGAGGGGCGGAGCCTGTCGAGGGCCGCAGAGGACGCCGGTACACTCAACGCCACGGTCCACAGCGTCCGGCCGCAGTCGCCACGCACCGAACGCGCTGTGGCGATAGCGGGGCCGTCGACGGTGAGTCGCGGCGTCCAGTCGCAGTACACCGTCTCGATGGCGGGCGTGAGCGTCCTCGAATCAGTGCCCGTCGAAGTGACTATCGACGGCGAGACGGTCACCGAGGGCGAACTCCGGCCAGATGGCACGCTCACCGTCGACCACACGTTCGAGGAGATTGGTTCACACCGCGTGACTGCGACACTCTCCGGCGACGACGAGTACGCACGAAACGACGTGTTCTACAAGAGCGTCCGCGTCGTCGAACAGCCCGACGTGCTGTACGTCTCGCAGGGCCAGTACCCACTGCGGAACTATCTCGACTCGCTGTACAACGTTTCGACGGCCTCGTCGGTCCCGGCGGACCTCGATGACTACGCCGCCGTCGTCGTCCAAGACACACCGTCGAGCAGTATGGGGAACACCACCGCGCTGCAGGACTTCGTCATCAACGGCGGCGGGCTGGTCGTCGCGGGCGGCGACAACGCCTACGAGAACGGCGGCTACGAAACGTCGCCGGTGGCCTCGATGCTCCCGGTCCGCGTCGGGAACGCGACCGGCGGCGAGTCGAACATCGTCATCCTCGTCGACGTGTCCGGGAGCGCCGAGAGCGGTCTCTCGGTACAGAAAGCCGTCGCACTGGACGTACTCGACCAGCTCGGCGACGAGAACCGGGTTGGTGTCGTCGCGTTCAACCAGAACGCGTACCGCGTCTCGGAGATGCAAGCGCTCGGTCAGAACCGCGCGGAGACTGTCGACAAGATACGGCGGCTCAACAGCGGCGGCGCGACTGACATCGCCGTCGGACTTCAGGGTGCCGACGAACTACTGGGCGACCGCGAAGGGACGATCATCCTCCTCAGCGACGGCCAGGACCGGCTCGGCCCGCCGGCGGCCGTCGCCAACCAACTCGGCCGCGAGGGGACCCGCGTCATCTCGGTCGGCGTCGGCAAGCGCGTCGGCGTCGCGACGATGCGCCAGATCGCCGGCGAGTCCGGCGGCTCGTACTTTGCCGCCGACGAGACAGAGCGGCTACGGCTCCTCTTTGGCGGTTCCTCGCGGCGCTACCAGGGGGAGAACCTCACCATCGTCACTGAAGACACGTTCATCACCTCGGGCGTCGAGCTGACGGCCAATCCCGGCCAGGCGAACAACGTGCAGGTCAAGCCCGGGGCCGACTATCAGGTCGCCACTGCCGACGGGAAGCCGGCCATCGCCTCCTGGCGGTTCGGGCTGGGCCGCGCGGTCTCGATCACCGCCTACGAGTCGGACAACACGATGGGCGGCCTGCTCGACCGGCCGGATTCGCTGGTGGTCACCAAATCGGTCAACTACGCGGTGGGCGACCCAATGCGCACGCAGACCGGCGTCATAGCGGTCGGCGATGCCCGGGTCGGGAGTCCGACGACGCTGACCTATCAGGGAGACAGCCGCCCTGCCGCGCCAAACATCTCCTTCCGCCAGGTCGGTGACGGGCGATATCGTGGTGAGTTCACGCCCAGAGAAGCGGGGTATCAGACGGCACTTGACACCGAATACGCGGCGAACTACCCCGTCGAGTACGCTTCGTTCGGGCCGAGTGAGAGCCTCGATGCGCTCGTCGAAGCGACCGGCGGGCAGACGTTCAGTCCGAACCAGGGCGAACAGATAGCCAGCGAGGCACGCCAGAAATCCACTCGAGTCCGAACCGTTCGAGAGAACTGGGACTGGGTCGCTCTGCTCGGCGCACTCCTGCTTTTCACCGGCGAGGTGGTCGCCCGGCGCGTTCAAGTGTACCGCGGTCGCACCTCCCTGGAGAGTGGTCTCCCGTGA
- a CDS encoding chromosome partitioning protein: MSAIGRRINVGLVVFVVLSMVGTGGTTVLYQDSASELRAQNQELRQQNADLREDLDDTRSELDSTRTRVDELEDQLETRSEDVDQVATNLNQTEEQLNATESQLAETRQSLRESQDRVEELEVTVGDLRDERDTLESEVDDLESTIDDLESENEELEDERAELEDQVSDLQDEIDSLESRISTLESDIEELESQNQELRDDIETLCSQPENQDKATCEGY; this comes from the coding sequence GTGAGCGCAATCGGCCGGCGCATCAACGTCGGACTCGTCGTGTTCGTCGTCCTGTCGATGGTCGGCACCGGCGGAACGACGGTGCTGTACCAGGACTCAGCCAGCGAACTGCGTGCGCAAAACCAGGAACTGCGCCAGCAAAACGCCGACCTCCGGGAAGATCTGGATGACACCAGGAGTGAACTGGACTCTACCCGGACCCGCGTCGACGAACTCGAAGACCAGTTGGAGACGCGGTCGGAGGACGTCGACCAGGTCGCAACTAACCTGAACCAGACAGAAGAGCAACTGAACGCGACAGAGAGCCAGTTGGCGGAGACTCGGCAGTCGCTCCGCGAGAGCCAGGACCGCGTCGAAGAGCTGGAGGTGACAGTCGGTGACCTGCGAGACGAGCGCGACACGCTCGAGAGCGAAGTCGATGACCTCGAGTCGACAATCGACGATCTGGAGAGCGAAAACGAGGAGCTAGAGGACGAGCGTGCCGAACTCGAGGACCAGGTGTCCGACCTGCAAGACGAGATCGACAGCCTGGAATCACGGATAAGTACGCTCGAAAGCGATATCGAAGAACTCGAAAGCCAAAACCAGGAGCTGCGAGACGATATCGAGACGCTCTGTAGCCAGCCCGAGAACCAAGACAAAGCCACCTGTGAGGGCTACTAA
- a CDS encoding AAA family ATPase, which produces MSPEQDIDELQQKIADAREQISTRIVGQEEVLEQLLICILADGNALLESNPGLGKTTMVRTVAEVTDLQFSRIQNTPDLMPSDITGTEIIRETDSGREFVFEKGPVFANVVLADEINRATPKTQAALLEAMQEKQVTAAGETYELPRPFFILATQNPIDQSGTYALPEAQTDRFMLKLLVDYPDYDEERTIVDMYTAGAEQVPVERSLTRSEIQEIQQLVREMPIADDLRDRAVQLVRRTREADDIEFGASPRASMALVQTAKARAFLQGRSHVTGADIEALAAPVLRHRIIVDFRAERAGQTADDLIASLLE; this is translated from the coding sequence ATGAGCCCAGAGCAAGACATCGACGAACTACAGCAGAAGATCGCAGACGCACGTGAACAGATCAGCACACGAATCGTCGGCCAGGAGGAGGTACTGGAGCAACTGCTCATCTGTATCCTGGCTGACGGCAACGCCCTGCTCGAATCGAACCCGGGGCTGGGGAAGACGACGATGGTCCGGACAGTCGCGGAGGTGACCGACCTTCAGTTCTCCCGGATTCAGAACACCCCCGACCTGATGCCGTCCGATATCACGGGGACCGAAATCATCCGCGAGACCGACAGCGGGCGTGAGTTCGTCTTCGAGAAGGGGCCGGTGTTCGCCAACGTGGTGCTGGCCGACGAGATTAACCGAGCGACGCCGAAGACACAGGCCGCCCTGCTGGAAGCGATGCAAGAGAAACAGGTGACCGCTGCGGGCGAGACCTACGAACTGCCCCGTCCCTTCTTCATCCTGGCGACGCAGAACCCCATCGACCAGTCGGGTACCTACGCGCTCCCGGAGGCCCAGACCGACCGCTTCATGCTGAAACTGCTGGTCGATTACCCCGACTACGACGAGGAGCGGACAATCGTCGACATGTACACCGCCGGCGCGGAGCAGGTGCCGGTCGAGCGCTCGCTGACCCGCTCGGAGATTCAGGAGATTCAGCAGCTGGTCCGCGAGATGCCAATCGCCGACGACCTGCGCGACCGAGCGGTCCAGCTCGTCCGCCGGACCCGTGAGGCCGACGATATCGAGTTCGGTGCCAGCCCGCGAGCGAGTATGGCGCTCGTCCAGACAGCGAAAGCGCGGGCCTTCCTGCAGGGCCGCTCGCACGTCACCGGCGCGGACATCGAGGCGCTGGCCGCGCCCGTCCTCCGCCACAGGATCATTGTGGACTTCCGGGCTGAGCGAGCGGGTCAGACAGCAGACGACCTTATCGCGTCGCTGTTGGAATGA
- a CDS encoding aspartate carbamoyltransferase regulatory subunit, giving the protein MSDNDQQLRVSKIRNGTVIDHIAGGQALNVLAILGIDGTSGDSVSVAMNMPSDRLGHKDVVKVEGRELSQDEVDVLSLIASAATINIIRDYDVVEKRRVERPSVVEGVLECPNHNCITTEDEPVDSRFAVGDDGVRCEYCDTIIRDDLPAHILAE; this is encoded by the coding sequence ATGAGCGACAACGACCAGCAACTCCGCGTCTCGAAGATTCGCAACGGCACCGTCATCGACCACATCGCGGGCGGCCAGGCGCTGAACGTTCTGGCGATTCTCGGCATCGACGGAACCAGCGGCGACTCTGTCTCCGTCGCGATGAACATGCCCTCGGACCGCCTGGGACACAAAGACGTGGTCAAAGTCGAGGGCCGCGAACTCTCCCAGGATGAGGTCGACGTGCTCTCGCTCATCGCCTCCGCGGCGACGATCAACATCATCCGTGACTATGATGTCGTCGAGAAGCGCCGCGTCGAGCGGCCGTCGGTCGTCGAGGGCGTCCTCGAATGCCCGAACCACAACTGCATCACGACCGAGGACGAGCCCGTCGACTCCCGCTTTGCCGTCGGCGACGACGGCGTCCGCTGTGAGTACTGCGATACGATAATCCGCGACGACTTGCCGGCACACATTCTCGCGGAGTGA
- a CDS encoding aspartate carbamoyltransferase, which yields MRHDHIISAKQLSRGDIETVLDHAADIAADPGAFADRHSDTLLGMLFFEPSTRTKMSFTTAMKRLGGDIVDMGSVESSSVKKGESLADTVRVVEGYTDALVLRHPMEGSAKMASEFVDVPLVNAGDGAGQHPTQTLLDLYTIRENAGFDDLTIGIMGDLKYGRTVHSLAHALTTVDARQHFISPESLQLPRSVRYDLHEAGAEVREHTDLDEILPDLDVLYVTRIQAERFPDESEYREVAGQYQIDADTLAAAKDDLTVMHPLPRVDEIAHDVDETTHAQYFQQAHNGVPVRMALLDLMLGGDK from the coding sequence ATGCGGCACGACCACATCATCAGCGCGAAACAACTCTCGCGGGGCGACATCGAGACGGTGCTCGACCACGCGGCCGACATCGCGGCTGACCCGGGGGCGTTTGCGGACCGGCACAGCGACACCTTGCTCGGCATGCTCTTTTTCGAGCCGAGCACCCGGACGAAGATGAGCTTCACCACGGCGATGAAGCGCCTCGGCGGCGACATCGTCGACATGGGCTCGGTCGAGTCCTCGAGCGTCAAGAAAGGCGAGTCGCTGGCCGACACCGTCCGCGTCGTTGAGGGCTACACTGACGCGCTCGTGCTCCGGCATCCCATGGAGGGGTCCGCGAAGATGGCAAGCGAGTTCGTCGACGTGCCACTCGTCAACGCCGGCGATGGGGCCGGCCAGCACCCGACACAGACGCTGCTCGATCTCTACACCATCCGTGAGAACGCGGGCTTCGACGACCTGACTATCGGTATCATGGGCGACCTGAAGTACGGACGAACGGTCCACTCGCTGGCCCACGCACTCACGACCGTCGACGCCCGACAGCACTTCATCAGTCCCGAATCGCTCCAGCTCCCCCGCTCGGTCCGCTACGACCTCCACGAGGCCGGCGCGGAGGTCCGCGAGCACACCGACCTCGACGAGATTCTCCCTGACCTGGACGTGCTCTACGTGACACGCATTCAGGCCGAGCGGTTCCCCGACGAGAGCGAGTATCGCGAAGTCGCCGGCCAGTACCAGATCGACGCCGACACGCTTGCGGCGGCCAAAGACGACCTGACCGTGATGCACCCGCTCCCGCGTGTCGACGAAATCGCTCACGATGTCGACGAGACCACCCATGCACAGTACTTCCAGCAGGCCCACAACGGCGTCCCGGTACGGATGGCGCTGCTCGACCTGATGCTCGGAGGCGACAAATGA
- a CDS encoding sugar phosphate isomerase: protein MGSGPNTALQLYSIRTLSEPLPEILRRVGAAGYDGVEFAHRFHEESPRDIATALDDVGLEPVAVHADLPEVEAALDGESDLLVRCRTVGCETLVIPHLSASELRTRSDIRSLSHRLRDAAAGLKACDMQLGYHTGRRTFRPLLPDAAGRLTDETPIPTAVGECTHRLLTALRAHDPTTIPSETPMWNLVARTKPSALMFEPEVAEIREAGYDPCALFSLCSDRIRMVHIRDVAPAGPFQGYEDVPHGEGAVDMHAVLDAASDAGVDWVIYENELDSDPTAKIDHGAATLERLLDGSGSSRSATRIPATSS, encoded by the coding sequence ATGGGCAGTGGACCAAACACGGCCCTTCAGTTATACAGTATCCGTACCCTATCCGAACCGCTCCCTGAAATCCTCCGCCGTGTCGGGGCTGCAGGCTACGATGGAGTCGAATTCGCACACCGGTTCCACGAGGAATCGCCCAGAGATATCGCAACGGCACTTGATGACGTCGGTCTTGAACCGGTTGCTGTCCACGCGGACCTTCCCGAGGTTGAGGCTGCGCTGGATGGTGAGTCAGACCTGCTGGTCCGGTGTCGAACAGTGGGGTGTGAGACACTCGTTATCCCACATCTCTCGGCGTCCGAGCTTCGGACCCGGAGCGACATCCGGTCGCTCTCCCACCGGCTCCGCGACGCCGCTGCCGGCCTCAAAGCGTGTGATATGCAGCTGGGGTATCATACGGGACGGCGGACGTTCCGCCCCTTGCTTCCGGACGCGGCGGGACGGCTCACCGACGAAACGCCGATACCCACCGCTGTCGGGGAGTGCACACACCGGTTGCTGACCGCCCTCCGGGCACACGACCCGACAACGATACCGAGCGAGACGCCTATGTGGAACCTCGTTGCCCGGACCAAGCCGTCGGCGCTCATGTTCGAGCCGGAGGTCGCGGAGATCCGTGAAGCCGGCTACGACCCGTGTGCCCTCTTCTCGCTGTGTAGTGACCGAATCAGGATGGTCCATATCCGGGACGTGGCCCCGGCCGGGCCGTTCCAGGGCTACGAGGATGTCCCGCATGGCGAGGGGGCCGTGGACATGCATGCGGTTCTGGACGCCGCGAGCGACGCTGGTGTCGACTGGGTGATTTACGAAAACGAACTCGACAGCGACCCGACGGCGAAGATCGATCACGGGGCGGCCACGCTGGAGCGCCTCCTCGACGGAAGTGGCTCTTCGCGGAGCGCCACACGGATTCCTGCTACGAGTTCTTGA
- a CDS encoding CDP-4-dehydro-6-deoxy-D-gulose 4-reductase, translating to MLAIAGGKGGCGKTTIALGVGQALGTPTRPALVVDTDRDMPNLHRRAGVNPSPGITDVTASAEPTAVAQRATAVESVDVLPCQTAAGTAIDNAINRLSRPDRPVVLDCPAGAGPDAARPLRGADRTVLVSTPTRQSLTDTAKTAAMARALDAPPALTVLVGSDGSVDPSTLLCCPETIHVPSVSKPLESDRARARYVEIADVLTKRNT from the coding sequence ATGCTCGCAATCGCTGGCGGCAAAGGTGGCTGTGGCAAAACGACCATTGCCCTCGGCGTTGGGCAAGCACTGGGGACGCCGACTAGACCGGCGCTGGTCGTGGACACCGACCGTGATATGCCAAACCTCCACCGACGTGCTGGGGTCAATCCATCGCCCGGAATCACAGATGTCACGGCCTCGGCTGAGCCGACCGCAGTTGCACAGCGCGCGACGGCCGTCGAAAGCGTCGACGTACTCCCCTGTCAGACCGCAGCCGGGACCGCTATCGACAATGCCATCAACAGGTTGTCCCGACCTGATCGGCCCGTAGTACTCGACTGCCCGGCCGGTGCTGGTCCGGACGCCGCTCGTCCGCTACGGGGGGCTGACAGAACAGTGCTCGTAAGTACACCAACACGTCAGAGTCTCACCGACACCGCCAAGACTGCGGCGATGGCCCGCGCGCTCGATGCACCGCCTGCGCTTACGGTCCTCGTCGGCAGCGACGGGTCCGTAGACCCGTCGACCCTGCTGTGCTGCCCGGAAACGATTCACGTCCCGTCGGTGTCGAAGCCGCTGGAATCGGACCGAGCGAGGGCACGATACGTCGAGATAGCGGACGTTCTCACCAAGCGGAATACTTAA
- a CDS encoding transcriptional regulator has product MANRLRTGIDVLDRKLDGGIPAGSIVVLSAQPASQAELFLYELTATRGTLWLSLDRTAESVIASIEQTPANTGDPTVRHISGEAPLDNAGKLVSALPETSNLIVDPLDVLEAQEPHSRFRAFMNDLQNHIVNTGSLAIVHCLDGRDVPPLRDTTEHFADVVFQLNTTTNGDEVENRLAIPKFRGGRAPTDIIKLNLVEEVSIDTSRDIA; this is encoded by the coding sequence ATGGCCAACCGGTTGCGAACGGGGATTGATGTCCTCGACAGAAAGCTCGATGGTGGCATCCCTGCGGGGAGTATCGTCGTGCTCTCTGCCCAGCCGGCTAGCCAAGCGGAGCTGTTCCTCTACGAACTCACCGCCACGCGCGGGACGCTGTGGCTGTCACTCGACCGGACCGCCGAATCTGTCATCGCGAGCATCGAGCAGACGCCGGCCAACACTGGAGATCCGACGGTGCGGCACATCTCCGGCGAAGCACCCCTCGATAACGCCGGCAAGCTCGTCTCGGCGCTGCCGGAAACCTCGAACCTCATCGTTGACCCACTGGACGTACTGGAAGCACAGGAGCCACACTCGCGTTTTCGGGCGTTCATGAACGACCTACAGAACCACATCGTCAACACCGGCAGTCTCGCTATCGTTCACTGCCTCGATGGACGTGACGTGCCACCGCTCCGGGATACGACCGAGCACTTCGCGGACGTGGTGTTCCAGCTCAACACCACAACGAACGGTGACGAGGTGGAAAACCGCCTCGCGATTCCGAAGTTCCGTGGCGGGCGCGCCCCCACAGACATCATCAAGCTCAACCTCGTCGAAGAGGTCAGCATCGACACCAGCCGCGACATCGCCTGA
- a CDS encoding peptidylprolyl isomerase translates to MSNESETEVDEETADEEEQAEGLQKGDVVKLAYTARTVDGGQLVDTTDEAVAEEDGIDTEQQEFGPRTIVLGENHIFPDVEQDIYGKEVGDEGNVTVAAADAFGEYDEEEVRTVSKDKIPEDDRYPGAHVDIEGEHGHVETIIGGRARVDFNHPLAGEDVEYDYEILEEVTDREEKAQGIIQMMLDMELDVWFQTDTVEEEQLVESEDDEGEDEESEPEYETVEVEKETLYIEATPQLTMNQQWMMGKQQIAQQLTQLLDIDRIIVQEEIGGGGMGMPGMMGGMGGAGGADIEDALEDADVDAEEIVEEIEGAEE, encoded by the coding sequence ATGAGCAACGAGTCTGAGACTGAAGTCGATGAAGAAACCGCAGACGAAGAAGAACAGGCGGAGGGACTCCAGAAGGGCGATGTTGTCAAGCTCGCCTACACCGCCCGCACCGTCGACGGCGGCCAGCTTGTCGACACGACTGACGAAGCGGTCGCCGAGGAAGACGGCATCGATACCGAACAGCAGGAGTTCGGCCCGCGAACCATCGTGCTGGGCGAGAACCACATCTTCCCGGACGTCGAGCAGGACATCTACGGCAAAGAGGTCGGCGACGAGGGCAACGTGACCGTTGCAGCAGCCGACGCCTTCGGCGAGTACGACGAGGAAGAAGTCCGGACGGTCTCAAAGGACAAGATCCCCGAGGATGACCGCTATCCCGGTGCACACGTCGACATCGAGGGCGAGCACGGTCACGTCGAGACCATCATCGGCGGGCGCGCGCGAGTGGACTTCAACCATCCGCTGGCCGGTGAAGATGTCGAGTACGACTACGAGATTCTCGAAGAGGTCACAGACCGCGAGGAGAAGGCACAGGGCATCATTCAGATGATGCTCGACATGGAACTTGACGTGTGGTTCCAGACCGACACCGTCGAGGAAGAACAGCTCGTCGAGAGTGAAGACGACGAAGGCGAGGACGAAGAGTCCGAGCCTGAGTACGAAACTGTCGAAGTCGAGAAAGAAACGCTCTACATCGAGGCGACGCCGCAGCTGACGATGAACCAGCAGTGGATGATGGGCAAACAGCAGATCGCCCAGCAGCTCACCCAGCTGCTCGACATCGATCGCATCATCGTCCAGGAGGAGATCGGCGGTGGCGGCATGGGCATGCCCGGTATGATGGGCGGCATGGGCGGTGCCGGCGGCGCAGACATCGAAGACGCGCTGGAAGACGCCGACGTAGACGCCGAGGAGATCGTCGAAGAGATCGAAGGCGCTGAAGAGTAA
- a CDS encoding serine/threonine dehydratase: MAGRYEPIDSPDETTLFPYHDLTPPTVATVARARQRIRQHLPETPLVRSEALSEALDADVLLKREDTLPTGAFKVRGGVNLVASIDEEFQDAGLLAASTGNHGQSIAWAGREFDVPVTIGVPEEANAGKVDALEQLGAEVIQHGEDYDEAREHIETLATQRAARYVHSGNEPKLLAGVGTAGLEVLDERPDVDRVFCPVGGGTAAAGYCITLGAMTDAAVVGVQAAGAPAVYRAWNEETLEPLDSVDTIAEGVATRVPFALPTQILQAGLADFRLVSEDEIADAVARLFETDRIVMEGACATAVAAALQAGDELRGETVVLPISGRNIGREKFDRLLAESE; encoded by the coding sequence ATGGCCGGTCGCTACGAGCCGATCGACTCCCCGGACGAGACGACCCTCTTTCCGTACCACGACCTGACGCCGCCGACAGTTGCAACGGTCGCGCGCGCCCGGCAACGCATCCGGCAGCATCTCCCGGAAACGCCGCTGGTCCGCAGCGAAGCCCTCTCCGAAGCCCTCGACGCGGATGTTCTGCTCAAGCGGGAGGATACGCTCCCGACTGGAGCGTTCAAAGTCCGTGGGGGTGTAAATCTCGTCGCCTCCATAGACGAGGAGTTCCAAGACGCTGGACTGCTCGCCGCGAGTACGGGGAACCACGGCCAGTCTATCGCCTGGGCCGGCCGCGAGTTCGACGTACCGGTCACCATCGGTGTCCCGGAAGAGGCCAACGCCGGAAAAGTCGATGCGCTGGAGCAACTCGGCGCAGAAGTCATTCAGCATGGCGAGGACTACGACGAGGCCCGCGAACACATCGAGACCCTGGCGACCCAGCGTGCGGCGCGCTACGTCCACTCGGGCAACGAACCGAAGTTGCTCGCTGGCGTCGGCACTGCCGGGCTGGAGGTCCTCGACGAGCGCCCCGATGTCGACCGCGTGTTCTGCCCCGTCGGCGGCGGCACCGCCGCAGCCGGGTACTGCATCACGCTCGGGGCGATGACCGACGCCGCCGTCGTCGGTGTCCAGGCGGCGGGTGCGCCCGCGGTGTACCGCGCTTGGAACGAGGAGACGCTGGAGCCCCTCGACAGCGTCGACACCATCGCAGAGGGCGTCGCGACCCGGGTGCCGTTCGCGCTCCCGACGCAAATACTGCAGGCGGGACTCGCTGACTTCCGGCTCGTCTCCGAAGACGAAATTGCGGACGCCGTAGCACGCCTGTTCGAGACGGACCGAATTGTCATGGAAGGGGCCTGTGCGACGGCTGTCGCTGCGGCGCTTCAGGCTGGAGACGAACTACGGGGTGAAACGGTCGTTCTCCCCATCTCGGGGCGGAACATCGGCCGAGAGAAGTTCGACCGACTGCTGGCTGAAAGCGAGTAG
- a CDS encoding adenylate cyclase produces MYEVEVKVPADIETVAERLDELGAEQVDTVIQTDTYYDAPHRNFAETDEAFRVRRETRKGETDAKVTYKGPLLEAESKSREEFETGVENGDDIDAIVQHLGFEPAATVRKNRRVYEVREYDVTLDAVDGVGEFVEVERETDGDIEPVREGAYGVLRDLGLNPDEQQRTSYLGMLLSDANE; encoded by the coding sequence ATGTACGAAGTCGAGGTGAAAGTGCCAGCGGACATCGAGACTGTCGCGGAGCGACTCGACGAACTCGGGGCCGAGCAGGTCGATACGGTGATACAGACGGACACGTACTACGATGCGCCCCACCGGAATTTCGCCGAGACAGACGAGGCGTTCCGGGTCCGCCGTGAAACCAGAAAAGGCGAAACGGACGCGAAAGTTACTTATAAGGGCCCACTCCTCGAAGCGGAGTCGAAGAGCCGAGAGGAGTTCGAAACAGGCGTCGAGAACGGCGACGATATCGACGCAATCGTCCAGCACCTCGGTTTCGAGCCGGCGGCGACCGTCCGGAAGAACCGCCGGGTGTACGAAGTCCGGGAATACGACGTCACGCTTGACGCGGTCGACGGTGTCGGCGAGTTCGTTGAAGTCGAACGAGAGACTGACGGCGACATCGAACCCGTTCGAGAGGGGGCCTACGGGGTGCTTCGGGACCTCGGTCTGAATCCCGACGAGCAGCAACGGACCTCCTATCTCGGTATGCTACTTAGCGATGCGAACGAGTAA